In Pleurocapsa sp. PCC 7319, the following are encoded in one genomic region:
- a CDS encoding protein kinase, with the protein MINLIGQNLQNGKYLIERELGRGNFGITYKATNLALERDVAIKMLDSHLRQDSNLNDWVAQFQDEARRLAKCSHPNIVPVLDFFCEGERPCIVMEYIRGQTLDLIVRNKNPLPEAKAVEYIKQTGAALSAIHQQFLLHQDVKPKNLILSRDSQQVVLIDFGIAREFSAQQLQNQAQNQRNLLSEGYAPLEQYIVDSPRTIATDIYGLAATLYTLLTGKIPLSAISRVHGCTLDSPRKIRPELSDTVSEAVMWGMALETDCRPGSLSEWLAKLTSNTNEISSLVTSTSLQVTNSLLNLPITTKSLNQGIRKKTLKTPINWATNLSKIAVLVGTILGLGTAILFASSTSNSNFQTKQTTDKDSSTAGDSSSFPPQSFQSPSVKNTEQISDPKKSVNLESSSSQQASDRNQPATNFDVQQSTLKIDGDRKSQSKAKVNVPSKPVIPASKAVDSSDTPQLFLPTKTPTRTRPQSAIFGSSYTKSANQRENKPRPQIFSNSPSEPRIKRQPQILLNRGKGKKIRNIRRNIR; encoded by the coding sequence ATGATTAATCTTATTGGTCAAAACTTACAAAATGGTAAATATTTAATTGAACGTGAATTAGGTAGAGGAAATTTTGGCATTACCTATAAAGCTACTAATCTTGCTTTAGAGAGAGATGTGGCGATCAAAATGCTAGATTCCCATTTGAGACAAGACTCTAATCTGAATGATTGGGTCGCTCAATTTCAAGATGAAGCCAGAAGATTAGCTAAGTGTTCTCACCCAAATATAGTTCCTGTCCTTGATTTCTTTTGTGAAGGGGAACGCCCTTGTATCGTCATGGAATACATTCGAGGGCAAACTCTAGATCTAATAGTTAGAAATAAGAATCCATTACCCGAAGCTAAGGCAGTTGAATATATCAAACAAACTGGAGCTGCCTTAAGTGCAATTCATCAACAATTCCTGCTACATCAAGATGTCAAGCCGAAGAATTTGATCTTGTCTCGAGATAGCCAGCAAGTAGTACTGATTGACTTTGGCATTGCCAGGGAGTTTTCTGCCCAACAATTACAAAATCAAGCTCAAAATCAACGCAATTTGCTTTCTGAAGGCTACGCGCCTCTAGAACAATATATCGTTGACTCGCCCAGGACTATTGCTACTGATATTTATGGTTTAGCTGCCACTCTCTATACTCTTTTGACAGGTAAGATTCCTCTCTCAGCAATTTCAAGGGTTCACGGTTGTACCCTAGATTCTCCGCGTAAAATACGCCCTGAATTGAGCGATACGGTAAGTGAGGCGGTAATGTGGGGCATGGCATTAGAAACTGACTGTCGCCCTGGCAGCCTTTCTGAATGGCTGGCTAAGTTAACTTCCAATACTAATGAAATATCCTCGCTTGTGACATCTACGTCACTCCAAGTCACTAATTCCTTGTTAAATCTGCCGATAACTACAAAAAGTTTGAATCAGGGTATCAGAAAAAAAACACTAAAAACACCAATTAATTGGGCTACTAATCTCAGTAAAATAGCTGTTTTGGTGGGGACAATCTTGGGATTAGGAACTGCAATATTATTTGCATCTTCGACCTCTAATTCAAACTTCCAAACTAAACAAACTACAGACAAAGATAGCTCGACCGCTGGTGATTCGTCTTCATTTCCTCCACAGTCGTTTCAGTCACCATCAGTTAAAAATACTGAGCAAATCTCTGACCCCAAAAAATCGGTTAACTTAGAATCTTCTTCTTCTCAGCAAGCGAGCGATCGCAATCAACCAGCAACCAATTTTGATGTCCAACAATCAACATTAAAGATCGATGGGGATCGTAAATCTCAGTCAAAAGCCAAGGTAAATGTTCCCTCAAAACCAGTAATTCCAGCAAGTAAAGCAGTTGATTCTTCTGATACTCCCCAGCTTTTTTTACCGACGAAAACCCCAACTAGAACTAGACCTCAGTCAGCTATTTTTGGTTCAAGTTATACTAAGTCAGCAAATCAAAGAGAAAATAAACCTAGACCACAAATTTTTTCTAATTCGCCTTCAGAGCCGAGGATCAAAAGACAACCACAAATTCTACTCAATCGAGGTAAGGGCAAAAAGATACGGAATATAAGACGAAATATAAGATAG
- a CDS encoding phosphatidate cytidylyltransferase yields the protein MPLSRIVSAVIAITLALGMIILGGWYFTFGIGILIVLAQLEYFRLVRAKGVEPAGKTTLVVSQLLLISSMIAPNVTDAMFCLGGTIICFYLLFQPKMATIADISSSILGLFYAGYLPTFWVRLRVSLPNSSNASNLPLDGYWPDSWLNPSQFPTALTLTFLVMACIWAADIGAYTMGKSFGRTRLSDISPKKTVEGAVFGVLGSLIVAEIGAWYFHLPAWQISGVMLGTLIGITSLLGDLTESMMKRDAGVKDSGQLIPGHGGILDRTDSYVFTAPLVYYFFTLLLPLFTA from the coding sequence ATGCCCTTGTCTCGTATAGTTAGCGCAGTAATAGCGATCACCTTAGCTTTGGGAATGATTATTCTCGGAGGATGGTATTTTACATTCGGTATTGGTATTTTAATTGTCTTAGCACAATTAGAGTATTTTCGCCTGGTTCGTGCCAAAGGAGTCGAACCAGCGGGAAAAACGACCCTAGTGGTTTCTCAACTTCTTCTAATCAGTTCTATGATTGCTCCTAATGTAACTGATGCCATGTTCTGCTTGGGGGGAACAATTATTTGTTTTTACCTCCTCTTTCAACCCAAAATGGCAACTATTGCCGATATTTCTAGCTCTATTTTAGGCTTATTTTATGCAGGTTATCTGCCTACTTTTTGGGTACGTTTACGAGTTAGTCTGCCCAATTCCAGTAATGCGAGTAATTTGCCACTAGATGGTTATTGGCCTGATTCTTGGCTCAATCCCAGTCAGTTCCCTACTGCCTTAACTTTGACATTTTTAGTAATGGCTTGTATTTGGGCGGCGGATATTGGCGCATATACGATGGGAAAAAGCTTTGGTCGGACTAGGCTTTCAGATATTAGTCCCAAAAAAACTGTGGAAGGAGCAGTTTTTGGTGTGCTTGGTAGTTTAATCGTCGCTGAAATAGGAGCTTGGTATTTTCATCTTCCTGCCTGGCAGATTAGCGGTGTCATGTTAGGCACTCTAATTGGTATTACTAGCTTGCTTGGAGACTTAACCGAATCAATGATGAAGCGAGATGCTGGAGTAAAAGATTCGGGGCAATTAATTCCTGGACATGGAGGTATTTTAGATCGAACCGATAGTTATGTGTTTACTGCTCCTTTAGTCTATTATTTCTTCACTTTATTGTTACCTTTATTTACAGCATAA
- a CDS encoding phage holin family protein, with the protein MNFLAIVISLIVTTISLLIISKLPTGVEVDSIKKGFIAAIVFGVLNALLHPILSFLTLPINFLTFGLFSLIVNGFIFGLAALLVHGFRLRWGIWSALIGAFALSIINSIIYKILPFTVAS; encoded by the coding sequence ATGAATTTTCTGGCAATAGTTATTTCTTTAATAGTTACTACCATAAGCTTATTGATTATTTCCAAGCTTCCCACAGGGGTGGAAGTAGATAGCATTAAAAAGGGCTTCATAGCAGCCATTGTTTTTGGGGTTCTCAATGCATTATTACATCCTATTTTATCTTTTCTGACCCTACCAATTAATTTTCTTACTTTTGGTTTATTTTCTCTAATCGTTAACGGATTTATTTTTGGTCTCGCAGCCTTGTTGGTTCATGGATTTAGATTACGCTGGGGAATTTGGAGTGCTTTAATCGGAGCCTTTGCCCTGAGTATTATTAACTCCATAATTTATAAAATTCTTCCTTTTACCGTGGCTAGTTAA
- a CDS encoding YbjQ family protein, which produces MLVTTTDSIQNQPIQTYLGVVTAEVVYGTNVFRDFLAGIKDTIGGRTGSYERIFEKGQQKAIEELKQRAGKLNADAVIGIEIDTGTINVDNKGVLLLITATGTAVKLG; this is translated from the coding sequence ATGTTAGTAACCACAACCGATAGTATTCAAAATCAACCGATCCAAACTTACTTGGGAGTTGTCACCGCAGAAGTAGTTTATGGTACTAACGTTTTCAGAGACTTTTTAGCGGGAATCAAAGATACTATTGGTGGTCGTACTGGCAGCTATGAGAGAATTTTTGAAAAAGGGCAACAAAAAGCAATTGAAGAGCTTAAGCAGCGGGCAGGCAAGCTCAATGCCGATGCAGTAATTGGTATTGAAATAGATACAGGTACGATAAACGTAGACAACAAGGGAGTACTACTTTTGATTACCGCTACGGGAACTGCTGTCAAACTGGGCTAA
- a CDS encoding ADP-ribosylglycohydrolase family protein, which translates to MNYCIFDRFQGAWLGSIIGAALDDHSCRSERAKIVQYQPPKWLLARAKLAEILITAPRLEASLIANQLEQIILGESISQTNFEVGKLADYILLILLPLIIFNVDNPDLVSKIVTQCNFKSRTNNIIEDVLIWNYLLALTLNKRFSFQETNVSSIVKQVFAGVEVKKTSLTEKLEIIAQAWEHGNSLNKLQQELSNRSDLRQTSIALGVYCFASTPKDFMLSVKRAAKLSNNMSLPITALTGVLSGAYNGLTGIPLRWHQFGSQNPTYRQNELIAQKLLETWLGIYPTANKQFSYDFTLDIVAPPKQIQSRASLNIISQRAN; encoded by the coding sequence ATGAATTACTGTATCTTTGATCGTTTTCAAGGTGCTTGGCTGGGCAGCATAATTGGTGCAGCTTTAGATGATCACAGTTGCCGCTCTGAGCGAGCTAAAATTGTTCAGTATCAACCTCCGAAATGGCTGTTGGCACGAGCTAAATTGGCAGAAATTTTAATAACTGCTCCCAGATTAGAAGCAAGTTTGATTGCGAATCAATTGGAACAGATTATTCTCGGAGAAAGCATTAGCCAAACTAACTTTGAAGTTGGCAAATTGGCTGATTATATTTTATTAATACTATTACCACTAATCATTTTTAACGTAGATAACCCAGATTTGGTTTCAAAAATTGTTACTCAATGTAACTTTAAGTCAAGAACAAATAATATAATAGAGGATGTATTAATTTGGAATTATTTACTAGCTTTAACCTTAAATAAAAGATTTTCTTTTCAGGAAACTAATGTCAGTAGTATAGTAAAGCAAGTATTTGCTGGTGTAGAGGTCAAAAAAACTTCTTTAACTGAAAAGTTAGAGATCATAGCCCAAGCTTGGGAGCATGGTAATAGCTTGAATAAATTGCAACAAGAGTTATCTAATCGAAGTGATCTAAGGCAAACGTCGATCGCTTTAGGTGTTTATTGTTTTGCTTCTACACCAAAAGACTTTATGCTTTCAGTTAAGCGTGCCGCCAAGCTCAGTAACAATATGTCTTTACCTATAACTGCACTGACGGGAGTATTATCTGGAGCATATAATGGTTTAACAGGAATTCCCTTAAGGTGGCATCAGTTTGGTAGCCAAAACCCAACTTATCGACAGAACGAATTAATCGCACAGAAATTATTAGAAACTTGGCTAGGAATATATCCAACTGCGAACAAGCAGTTTTCATACGACTTTACCCTTGACATTGTGGCTCCTCCGAAACAAATTCAATCTCGTGCATCCTTAAACATAATTTCTCAAAGAGCAAATTAA
- the cbiT gene encoding precorrin-6Y C5,15-methyltransferase subunit CbiT — MLWPYKTPGIPDKLFERLPGIPLSKREVRILIISSLRMKPNSVLWDIGAGTGTIPVEIGLLCPQGQIIAIERDDEVAGLIKRNCERFEVNNVKVVQGSAPECLQNIEPQPDLVCIEGGKPIKDILKQTWKYLQPGGSIVATVNNLENLYIISEGLAELQARNIEVVQSAVNRLETRGIHQTFAAVNPMFILSGEKI, encoded by the coding sequence ATGCTCTGGCCTTATAAAACCCCTGGTATTCCCGATAAACTATTTGAACGCCTACCTGGGATTCCTCTCAGCAAAAGAGAAGTACGTATTTTAATTATTTCCTCATTACGGATGAAACCTAACTCAGTCTTGTGGGATATTGGTGCAGGTACCGGAACAATTCCCGTGGAAATTGGCTTACTTTGCCCTCAAGGACAGATAATTGCCATTGAAAGGGATGATGAAGTTGCGGGGTTAATTAAACGCAATTGCGAGCGCTTTGAGGTTAATAACGTTAAAGTAGTACAAGGAAGTGCGCCAGAATGTCTACAAAATATAGAGCCCCAACCAGATTTAGTCTGTATTGAAGGGGGCAAGCCGATCAAAGATATACTCAAACAAACTTGGAAATATCTTCAGCCTGGAGGTAGTATTGTGGCAACAGTTAACAATTTAGAGAATTTATATATTATTTCTGAAGGTTTAGCAGAGCTTCAAGCTCGTAATATAGAAGTAGTTCAGTCCGCTGTCAATCGTCTAGAAACCAGGGGAATTCATCAGACGTTTGCGGCGGTAAATCCTATGTTTATTCTTAGTGGTGAAAAAATATAA
- a CDS encoding WecB/TagA/CpsF family glycosyltransferase — MLTKDSNLHSPKTFSILSLYVHLLDNYLDWLVDRFNQRVGTHVVTLNAEMAIMAEENLALTQAIQVADLVIPDGAGIIMYMRMRGLKHERCPGIELAASLIEKVGQSFSSDSICFFGGTPETVSRAAQVWQNKYPNLSFLIQNGYVTGDEEIAWKQTLQVKQPQIIFVGIGVPRQELWIRENRGLCPNSIWIGVGGSFDIWAGTKSRAPEWLRNNNLEWSYRLYQEPWRWRRMLSLPKFFWRSVLAMGQKNFNS, encoded by the coding sequence ATGTTGACTAAAGATAGTAACTTACATTCGCCTAAGACCTTCTCTATTCTTAGTCTTTATGTTCATCTACTCGATAATTACTTAGATTGGCTTGTAGATAGATTCAACCAAAGAGTCGGAACTCATGTTGTCACTTTAAATGCTGAAATGGCGATCATGGCGGAAGAAAATTTAGCTTTGACCCAAGCAATTCAAGTAGCAGATTTAGTTATTCCCGATGGTGCAGGAATTATTATGTATATGCGGATGCGAGGTCTCAAACACGAACGATGTCCTGGAATTGAATTGGCGGCATCTCTAATCGAAAAAGTTGGACAATCTTTCTCATCAGACTCCATTTGTTTTTTTGGCGGTACTCCTGAAACTGTTTCCCGAGCTGCTCAAGTTTGGCAAAATAAATATCCCAATTTATCGTTTTTAATTCAAAATGGCTATGTTACTGGAGATGAAGAAATTGCTTGGAAACAAACTTTACAGGTAAAACAACCCCAGATTATTTTCGTGGGCATAGGAGTTCCCCGCCAAGAGCTTTGGATTAGAGAAAATCGTGGTCTATGCCCTAATTCCATTTGGATTGGTGTTGGCGGTAGCTTTGATATTTGGGCGGGAACCAAATCTCGTGCCCCAGAATGGTTAAGAAATAATAATTTAGAGTGGTCTTATCGTCTTTATCAAGAACCTTGGCGTTGGCGAAGAATGTTATCTCTGCCCAAGTTTTTCTGGCGTTCTGTGTTAGCAATGGGTCAAAAGAATTTCAACAGTTAG
- a CDS encoding response regulator transcription factor, whose product MESDKKKILIVDDDSALQHLIDRFLNFNNYVTEIASDCRTARQKFRSFQPDLVILDINLPDDTGLTLCEEIRKTNVMIVMLSSMTDNNYILEAFSKGADDYVTKPFDLQILKARIEALFRRGGNNSTSKSTTNSIVLDNLKINFYRREVILNNRSIPLTALEFDLLYFLASNPNRVWDRSELIAAIWNKDDYDGDDRKVDIHIGRIRKKIGDIEGEFIKTIWGRGYMFELSGSNTVKLAD is encoded by the coding sequence ATGGAGAGCGATAAAAAAAAAATTCTTATTGTAGATGATGATTCTGCATTACAGCATTTGATAGATCGATTTCTTAACTTTAATAACTATGTTACTGAAATTGCTTCAGACTGTAGAACTGCTAGACAAAAATTTCGTAGTTTTCAGCCAGATTTAGTTATTTTAGATATTAATCTGCCTGATGATACGGGATTAACTCTTTGTGAAGAAATACGAAAGACTAATGTCATGATTGTCATGTTAAGCTCCATGACTGATAATAACTATATCTTAGAAGCCTTTAGTAAAGGAGCAGATGATTATGTTACCAAACCATTTGATTTACAAATTTTAAAGGCTAGAATTGAAGCTTTATTTAGAAGAGGTGGTAATAATAGTACCTCTAAATCTACTACTAATTCTATAGTTTTAGATAATCTCAAAATTAATTTCTATCGTCGAGAAGTCATTTTAAATAATCGCAGTATTCCTCTAACCGCGTTGGAATTTGATTTATTGTATTTCTTGGCCAGCAATCCTAATCGTGTTTGGGATAGGTCAGAACTAATTGCTGCAATATGGAACAAAGATGATTATGATGGCGATGATCGTAAAGTAGATATTCATATTGGTCGTATTCGCAAGAAAATCGGCGATATTGAGGGAGAATTTATCAAAACCATTTGGGGTAGAGGTTATATGTTTGAGTTATCTGGTTCTAATACAGTAAAATTGGCAGACTGA
- a CDS encoding rhodanese-like domain-containing protein, translating into MMGKLLRKQYLIIAVWILVFSVTSLGCQNTEIHSDAAKLQKIMAMYSNYAQEFPLVEGITVEELQQLQQQAKNIVLVDVRSLEERAVSLIPGAITVDEFESNLEQYRDNSIVIAYCTIGYRSGKYAEKWRQQGIKILNLEGSLLAWSHIRGKLIDADGITNKIHVFGRQWQLTARNYQPVW; encoded by the coding sequence ATGATGGGAAAATTGCTTCGGAAACAATATCTAATTATTGCTGTCTGGATTTTAGTTTTTTCAGTTACTTCTCTTGGATGTCAGAATACTGAGATTCACTCAGATGCTGCTAAACTTCAAAAAATCATGGCGATGTATAGCAACTATGCTCAAGAGTTTCCCTTAGTTGAAGGAATTACAGTTGAAGAATTACAACAGCTACAACAACAAGCAAAAAATATTGTTTTAGTCGATGTGCGATCGCTTGAAGAGCGAGCCGTTTCTCTGATTCCGGGTGCTATTACAGTAGATGAATTTGAGAGTAATCTTGAGCAATATAGAGACAACTCCATCGTTATTGCTTACTGTACCATTGGCTATCGCAGCGGTAAATACGCAGAAAAATGGCGACAGCAGGGAATAAAAATACTTAATCTTGAAGGAAGTCTTTTAGCCTGGAGTCATATTAGAGGCAAACTTATCGATGCCGATGGTATCACCAATAAAATTCATGTTTTTGGTCGTCAGTGGCAGCTTACAGCTAGAAATTATCAACCAGTTTGGTAA
- a CDS encoding aminotransferase class I/II-fold pyridoxal phosphate-dependent enzyme: MVTNSSGEKAPILSALQKLVQKPHTAFYAPGHKQGQEISDSIKYLLGTAVFEADLPELPELDNLFAPEGVIEEAQQLAAATFGAAKTWFLVNGSTSGIMAAILATCSAEDKVILPRNIHQSAIAGLILSGARPIFVNPEYDAAEGLAYNVTPEAIQRALAENPHTKAVMMLHPTYQGVCSDLQAIAEITHQYDIPLLVDEAHGAHFAFHHDFPPSAMSVGADLTVQSTHKVLSAMTQASMLHIQGNRICDRRISKALQLVQSTSPSYLLLASLDAARQQMATRGQELMSQTIALATEARNRLAAIPNLSVLNPKISPGYQYLDATRLTLNVSRLGMTGFEADEILHNQLGVTCELPLLQHLTFIISLGNTAADIQQLIQGCQTLSQKFNPLSPNPPSHYYSPNSITSTPTLTPRQAYFADTETVPISQASDRLCGELICPYPPGIPLLMPGEIITTEAIEYLLRVLAAGGTITGCNDPTIKTIQVVT; the protein is encoded by the coding sequence ATGGTTACTAATTCTTCTGGGGAAAAAGCACCTATATTAAGTGCTCTGCAAAAGTTAGTTCAAAAACCTCATACCGCTTTCTATGCTCCTGGACATAAACAAGGACAAGAAATCAGCGATAGTATTAAATATTTGCTAGGCACAGCCGTTTTTGAAGCTGATTTACCCGAATTACCTGAACTAGATAACTTATTTGCTCCTGAAGGAGTAATTGAAGAAGCGCAACAACTGGCAGCAGCAACTTTTGGTGCAGCAAAAACCTGGTTTTTAGTTAATGGTTCAACCTCTGGGATTATGGCGGCGATTTTAGCTACTTGTAGTGCGGAGGATAAAGTAATTTTACCGAGAAATATTCATCAATCGGCGATCGCTGGTTTGATCCTTTCCGGGGCAAGACCAATCTTTGTTAATCCAGAATATGATGCTGCCGAGGGATTAGCTTATAACGTAACTCCAGAGGCAATACAACGGGCATTAGCAGAAAATCCTCATACTAAGGCGGTAATGATGCTTCACCCAACTTATCAAGGAGTTTGTAGCGATCTCCAGGCGATCGCCGAAATTACTCATCAATATGACATTCCCCTCCTGGTAGACGAGGCTCACGGCGCACATTTTGCTTTTCATCACGACTTCCCCCCCTCAGCGATGAGTGTGGGAGCAGATTTGACCGTACAATCGACTCACAAAGTATTGAGTGCTATGACTCAAGCATCCATGTTGCATATTCAGGGAAATCGAATATGCGATCGCCGAATCAGTAAAGCTCTACAACTAGTCCAATCTACTAGCCCAAGTTATCTGCTTCTTGCCTCTTTAGATGCCGCCAGACAACAAATGGCAACTAGAGGTCAAGAATTAATGAGTCAAACTATAGCACTAGCTACAGAAGCGAGAAATAGACTAGCAGCAATTCCTAACTTATCTGTACTCAACCCCAAAATAAGTCCAGGCTATCAATATCTCGACGCCACAAGATTAACCCTCAACGTATCCAGGTTAGGTATGACTGGCTTTGAAGCCGACGAAATACTCCACAACCAGCTAGGAGTTACCTGCGAACTTCCTCTACTGCAACACCTGACCTTTATTATCTCCCTCGGCAACACCGCAGCAGACATTCAACAACTTATTCAAGGTTGTCAAACTCTTTCTCAAAAATTCAATCCCCTTAGCCCCAATCCCCCTAGCCACTACTACTCCCCTAACTCTATAACTAGCACCCCGACCCTGACTCCTCGGCAAGCCTACTTCGCTGACACCGAAACTGTTCCTATTAGTCAAGCAAGCGATCGCCTTTGTGGCGAGTTAATCTGTCCCTATCCTCCTGGAATTCCCTTATTGATGCCTGGTGAGATAATTACTACAGAAGCAATTGAATACTTACTCCGAGTTTTAGCTGCGGGGGGAACTATTACGGGGTGTAACGATCCCACAATTAAGACGATACAAGTAGTTACATAG
- the ychF gene encoding redox-regulated ATPase YchF: MLRAGIVGLPNVGKSTMFNALVANAKADAANFPFCTIEPNVGVVSVPDPRLDVLSKLSNSQKIVPTRIEFVDIAGLVKGASKGEGLGNQFLANIREVDAIVHMVRCFDDDDIIHVSGSVDPVRDIEVINLELILADLAQVEKRIARVRKQAKNDKKAQAEVELLERISTVLNDGKSVRSMGLSEEELLIIKQLGLLSNKPIIYATNVSEDDLASGNKWVEEVQKFATDEDAKVVVVSAQVESELIELSPEETKDFLAALGVEEGGLKSLIRATYELLGLRTYLTTGETETRAWTIIAGTKAPQAAAVIHTDFEKKFIKAETISYEDLVATGSKNSAREKGLLRLEGKDYVVQEGDVIEFRTGA, from the coding sequence ATGTTAAGAGCTGGAATTGTCGGATTACCTAATGTAGGTAAATCTACTATGTTTAATGCCTTGGTTGCCAACGCTAAGGCAGATGCTGCAAATTTTCCTTTTTGTACCATTGAGCCAAATGTTGGAGTGGTCTCGGTACCCGATCCTCGCCTAGACGTTCTTTCTAAGCTGTCTAATTCTCAAAAAATTGTACCAACTCGAATCGAATTTGTTGATATTGCAGGATTAGTTAAGGGGGCTAGCAAAGGAGAGGGATTGGGTAATCAGTTTCTAGCTAATATCCGCGAGGTTGATGCCATTGTGCACATGGTACGTTGTTTTGACGATGATGATATTATTCATGTTTCAGGCTCTGTTGATCCAGTGAGGGATATTGAGGTAATCAACTTGGAGTTAATCTTGGCAGATTTGGCTCAGGTAGAAAAGCGTATTGCCCGAGTACGAAAACAGGCAAAAAATGATAAAAAAGCACAAGCAGAAGTCGAACTACTAGAGAGAATTAGTACAGTTTTAAATGATGGTAAATCTGTTCGTAGTATGGGTTTATCAGAAGAAGAATTATTAATTATTAAACAGTTAGGATTATTATCAAATAAACCCATAATTTATGCTACTAATGTGTCTGAAGATGATTTAGCCAGCGGCAACAAATGGGTAGAAGAAGTCCAAAAATTTGCCACAGATGAAGATGCCAAGGTAGTAGTAGTTTCTGCTCAAGTGGAGTCGGAATTAATTGAATTATCACCAGAGGAAACCAAGGACTTTCTGGCAGCTTTGGGAGTAGAAGAGGGTGGGTTAAAATCGCTCATTAGGGCAACCTATGAACTATTAGGTTTACGTACTTATCTAACCACAGGTGAAACAGAAACTCGTGCTTGGACTATTATTGCAGGAACAAAAGCACCCCAAGCTGCGGCAGTAATTCATACAGATTTTGAAAAGAAATTTATCAAGGCAGAAACTATTAGCTATGAAGATTTAGTAGCTACTGGTTCCAAAAATTCTGCTCGAGAAAAAGGGCTACTGCGCCTAGAAGGAAAAGATTATGTTGTCCAAGAAGGTGATGTAATTGAATTTCGTACTGGGGCTTAA